aatccattccaaaatttaaatatgttttaggattaaatatatttttaatctcttaatttttatatgaaattggATTTTACTTTTGTGTCAAACATCGAATAATTTAGCCTCAAACtattaatgaatgaatttagTCGtcgaataacattaaaattttgttgttgtgacAAAAGACAATGTTATGTGTGTGTCCACATTAGCACGTGTTGACACATAGCAACACCATTTGTCACGTTACCAAATATTTAATGTCTTTTAGTAACGGAGACTATATTCATTAAGacgaaaataatttaaaatttgaaatataaacaaaattcaattatacgaagttaaaagattaaatacatatttaactttatttttataaaaaattgggagaaattattaaaacttgAATAATCCCATACATTTTATAAGCATAAaataaagcttaattttttatgataataaatataactaaatattaaattaattatttaagctATCCTCTTAAATTGGTTGTTGTCATGTAATGTTTGTATTGTGATGTGGAGATATAGGACTTAAATAAAAGATCGCGTATTAAAGCAATTATGATTTAATCCAAAAGTTAAATGATCTATGTTATACTTTGAAAATTTAGATAATTCTTCATTTGACGTCTCTAAGCATgattatctttatattattctttaaaataagggcaattaaaaagaagaaagagaataaagCCAAATAAATGTAgagcaaaaaggaaaaaaaaaattgttagcaATAAAAGGCGAACAAGTGGAATCCATAAGCAGGAAATAGAATATCCTAATTAATTGACTGGAGACAAAAATAGTAATCCAACTAATTAaggagaagaaaacaaaaagagacAAACACTAAGAAGTATCATGATTATGTTTTCCCCTCAATGAAACATAGATGCTGCTACCTAGAGGCTATTCCCACACAGAACAGAACAAGCAAGgttttctttccaatttcaGGACCACATGGAACTCATTGCTGACCAAAAAACAATTCCAACAACAGAACTCAAGAACATGTTTTTCCAGTCCTATGCATCACTCTAAGAACCTGTAAAATCTGTGATTGGACCAAAATAATAGAAAGGCACAAGAGTAAGAGTAACAGAGTAATTAATCagaataatcataaacaccaacaTGAACCAAGTATTCGTAAAGAAAGTATAGACAAGAGAAGCACTAAAAACTTGTCCAATAGCTTGGTACTAAAGATTCTAAATAACATCAGCAGCAACAGCAGTGGTGGAGTGGTGCAGTGGTGGATGTGCAGCATTGCATCAGAATGTTAGTAGCAGTCTTTCATTGTTTCCATTTGTTGTTCTTCCAATAGCTTGGCCTACAAAGGAGGGCCCAAGAAGAGTCCCTAGACCCTACATGGTTCATCAGTAGCACAAAATGAATCAATCTTCACGTGTCACATGGACCAACAAAATGCCCCACCACTGTCATATCTCCCTCTTGAATCTATTAATACAAACCCGCAAGTCCTTCTCATTCAATTTAATAACATCGATACTCGATGTTTACACTCCGACAGTAATGGattcaccaccaccaccatcaccaccaccccAACATAATGAGGTAGACAGGAGGATGGGCATACCAAGAGCCTTTCAGAGGCAAGACAAAAGcaaggactttttttttttcatttccctaaatgggaaaaataaaataaatagagcATACTTAAATTGGTTAATGATCATACAATTTGAAACATGTCTGTCCTTAATGGAAAGATGGGGTTGTGGTAGGAACTGTTTGGAAAAGTGGGAAGATTTGTGAGATCTCTCTTTGTTGTCACTTTTCCTCTTCAAGTTGGCTTAAGTATGATGGTTTCGGTTTCTCTTTTGAACAAACTAGCTCAAAAGGAATCCTCCCAAGTAACCAGTCTTCATACGGATTCTCATAACTGAAAGGTTGACTCAGCCACCTACAAACTTGTATAAATTCTGCCTCAACCTTCTCCTCTTTCTTCACTTCATCACTTCTTccccttttgtttttgttcccCCTTTCTTGTCAAGCTTCTCCACCCTTTAACTACCACCATGTCTTCGTGCAGAAAAATGAGATATCCATCGTTTAGCCTCCTCAGAGAATACAACATTCTCTTCATAAGAGGCCTCATGGTTTTGTTCCTCAGTTGCTTAACCATTAGGCTTAATTTCTCTATTTCCAGCATACCCTCTTCACTCAAAGCACTTCCCTTGATGGGACACTTCAGTTTTGAAGAAGCTGACCTTAAACATGTAGCCAGGGATTTTGGCAACAGGTACCAGTCTCACCCTATGGCAGTGTTGCATCCAAAATCAGTTTCTGACATTGCAGACACCATAAAGCATATCTGGAACTTGGGGCCTGGTTCTCATCTCACTGTTGCCGCCAGAGGCCATGGCCACTCACTCCAGGGCCAGGCACAGTCTCATGGAGGAGTCGTGATCAACATGGAGTCACTCAGTGTCCCAGAAATGCAGGTGTATGCAGGAGAATCTCCTTATGTGGATGTCTCGGGAGGAGAACTGTGGATAAACATCTTGCATGAGACACTAAGGTATGGATTGACACCAAGATCATGGACAGACTACTTACATCTCACAGTTGGTGGCACTTTATCCAACGCTGGTGTAAGTGGCCAGGCATTTAGGCATGGTCCCCAGATAAGTAATGTTCAGAAGCTGGAGATTGTTACAGGTTGGTAActaagtgaaaaaaatatatgttgataaAACCATCTGGCAGATAAGAACAAGGTCAAGAGTCTGAAGGGGGGTAACATATAAAACATACTTTACATATTCCACATAAAACAACAGCTGCTATTTTTGTGTCTTGTGAACTAATAATTCACTTCAAACTGACATGATTCCCTAGTATACATCATTTAACTTAGCCTAGCCTTTGGCCAAGGTAGGAAGTCTCAAGTTGTAAATAggtttttttaaacaaaagatATGCTTTCTCTTGGATGAATGAAAAAGATGGTCTTTATAATGACTGCAGGAACAGGAGAGGTGGTAAACTGTTCTGAGGAGCAGAATGGCGACCTCTTTCACAGTGTACTTGGAGGGCTAGGTCAGTTTGGCATTATAACAAAAGCAAGAATATTCCTGGAACCTGCACCTACCATGGTAATGCATCAAGGACAAGAATACAAGAAACAAGGTcctttgtattttaattatatacttgCAAGTACCTGTTGTGATCATGGAGTGTTTCTGTTTTTGATCAGGTAAAATGGATCAGGGTGCTGTATGCAGATTTCACAGCATTCACTAGAGACCAAGAGAAACTGATATTTGCAGAAGAAGCTTTTGATTATGTTGAAGGATTTGTGATAATAAACAGAACCGGTCTGCTAAATAACTGGAGATCATCCTTCAACCCACAAGACCCAGTTCAAGCTAGCAAGTTCAAGTCAGATGGAAGAACTCTCTTCTGCCTTGAATTGGCCAAATACTACAATCTGGAAGAAACCCTTGTGGTGAATCAGGTGAGGGACCAAAAGCTAAacaaaaagttttttattttacaacttttgaaaaatacattacacataaacaaatgaaaaaacttAACTGAACCATCTCTCTCACTATGTTGGGTTTCTTTTGCAGGAAGTTGAGAAACATTTGTCCCACTTAAACCATATCCCATCAACACTTTTCCTAACAGAAGTCACATATGTAGATTTTCTAGACAGGGTGCATATCTCAGAGGTCAAGTTGCGTTCAAAAGGCTTGTGGGATGTTCCCCACCCATGGCTCAATCTTTTTatacccaaaaccaaaatacacCATTTTGCAGAGGTTGTCTTTGGGAACATCGTAACAGAAACCAGCAACGGCCCTGTCCTTATCTACCCAGTAAATAAATCAAAGTAATCACACAAAATCTTCTGTTGATACACGATGATTTATAGTTGAATGCATGCCccatttattaatgttttgtttgtttttttatgcaGATGGGACAACAGAACTTCTGTTGTTATACCAGATGAAGATATTTTCTACTTGGTGGCATTTCTTGCCTCTGCAGTGCCCTCTTCCAATGGTTCTGATGGGCTTGAACACATTCTGAGTCAGAACAAAAAGATTTTAGAGTATTGTGAAAAAGCTGATCTTGGGGTAAAGCAATACTTGCCACACTACACTACACAGGAAGCATGGAGGCTGCACTTTGCTTCTCGCTGGCAGATTTTCCAGCAAAGAAAATCAGTTTATGACCCTTTGGCTATACTTGCCCCAGGccaacaaatttttcaaaaatcaataaCCTTCTCATGACGTACCCCCGTTTTAAtaacttgaaaaagaaaaaaaaatgtttaaaagtaGCATACATATGTGAATATATTTATGGAacttgatattttgacaattatttttaacaacttttttacagtAGGATATTTGTCATCACtttattagtctgtttgaatttatgtttaaaaaagtATCTGAAATGGACCAATGACAAGCTACAACGTAAATGTcatcaaaaagttgtcaaaaaatagttgttaaaataattttttcctatatttatacaaatttaaataagtttttcatttcactcatattcattttctatcccaacatttaataaatatgtcaCTTGATGATCATAATACAAATGTTACTATAAACTTATAACTGTGGATATGGTGACATATTGACTTAGAAGAATCGAGTTGCTAATGTATAAAAAAAGTCTCgggataatataatattataactgatgtaatattaattgttctttaattttgtcCAACTGATATTGAAGATCGAACGACTTTGAAACTTTAAGTTAATATATCATAATACCCGATAAGTTGGCTATATAAGTATGTAATAatacaaaacttttaatttaactattaaaaTGTCACagtcattttaataataaatcatttagtTATCCTAATATTAATGTAAATCAATTTTGGAGGTAATAGAaacttttttaatcttttcttttttatttttagttttatgtgTATCTGTGAGTTGTTGAAGATcttatattagttataaatatagtccgattatattatatatatatatatatatatatatatatatatatatatatatatatatatatatatatatatatatatatatatatatatatataaagtgcaTAATATAAACAAGCTAGTAgactttatattaattataaatatatttaaattgtaatatataagtaattactatgtttttttattatattattatgataactttttgtaatttcgtctcattaattttaatgttttaatgtaTACAACCTTCAAATATTTCcttccaaaaccaaaaaaacTCTCACTAATATATACGAGATTTCCATGTAAAACATGACAAAACGTACAAATCACACACGTGAGCCTAATATTGTAAGCAACTGTGGGATTTCATTAAATACTCTAACGCCATTTCCGTAGAAagatattttacataaatttcataaaatgttgagacaatataaatatgtattttaatttaagaatgaaacaaaattttcaaaaatgaagttttaaaaaagaaagcatttttaatattttaaatagagaCGAGATAACATGAGTTGGATCCAATTAATCCTTTTGATTATAAGATATACATCATAtcattataactatttttacattttattttttaacaattgaaaataattcaaatgtgaaacaaaattttacactAAAGAGAtagaaaagacaaaattaaacgctatataaaatgaaaaaactataaacataACACTTTAACATTTTACACTAAAAGtgtcaaatattttatgtgaaGTAAGACTTAAGGTCAATATATAGGCATATGtaatttttctctaataaattCCTcggttaaaaatataaaccaatcattttcttattaaaatattactactatttttctccttttttaaaaaaaatatattagaaaatatacaaaatattaagtAACATGTTCAACATAAAATTGTTGATATAAATTGATTAGGCAGACTACactaattagaaaatttattatataattgtgtTGATTTGTTCTCTCATTCTCATTGTATCTTTCAAAACATCCATTTCGAATATTGTATTATCAGAAAAATGTTTATCAACACatcgataaaaaaaagttttgactCAACTTGCTTATGAtgacataaaaaatatagaacaaaTTTTGGTTGTCTTATTAttcattatcattttaaaaagtatGATGTGTTCACATTAATATCAAGCAAGAAACATAAGAACATACatgtttataataatagtagtttttacaaaaatgaatttttcaattcttactactttttaaaaaatataattttggttataaaattagtaaagtAATTTTAGGATTTGTATGTTGAATATAAGAGATATTTTTTTAGAACATTTCTATCTTAAAGAGACGGGCCTATCTGTTATTAAtctcattttaagttttttatattcaagtaatacttgtatttattttaaattagtgtATTTAAACCTTTTGTTAACTTTGAATTTAAGTTTGGACAAAAAAGTACATTGAGATTACTTGTAAGTTGAATTGACCAAATCATGTATGGTCCTAAATCAATCGTAcaagtgaaagaaaaatgcaaaaacaaaccAAAGGGTAAATTACAATATCTTTTAAGgttccaaaaaattatatacaaatttaattgaatgtttttttgAGGAATGTCTAATTGATTCTagcaatcaaattttatttatttcaatattactTTTCCTTCTTGAAACTGatcttatattgttttaatacttttttaataattttaactatactgtttaaattactcttttaatttatatatatatatatatatatatatatatatatatatatatattcttagacgtgttttactatattttattattattttggtttaactttttttattgttatttgttaagacaagatcattTAAACAAATCTTGATTTGAAGTTTAACCATACATCTAAATAAAATAGCATTTTGTATaggataaaagataaaaaccgCTAAATGCTACATTTTATGTATTCTAAATGGTGTAAGAGCATCTAACAAGAATAACATCTAATGAATGTTTGACCATCTAGGATAAGTGTTAAATACTATAAAAGTTATTGTCTAATATAAACAACGTTTAACATAAGTTTAGAAACATGTACCTTTTAGTCTCGAGTCATGCCTAAACGCTTAGGACCGTCTAATGTTTTAAAACATGTACCTTTTAGTACTTCTTTGTCTGTTTTGTTGTACTCTTTTTCTGTGCAGATTTCCATCTCTATCAAAAAGTTTGCTTAGAAtctaaataatgttaaaagatAGGAAGATAttcaaaaaaatgtttcattcaTACTTTATGCCTGCTCTTTCTGTACACACAACACAATTGCTCTGCCAAGACACGACATAACTTCTAACTCTGCCTTAAAGGCTGCATCCTTAGAAGAAAGTCAAAAGCTCTGATTAACGAATCTTTTTCAAAGATGTATATATAAAGAGGACtgcatgaagagaagaagaataagaaatataattgcaATATGCTCACACTACTTCTATTTAAACGCTTTCTCTTAAGACTTATCTTTGAAAAGTTCTTTtacaagttttcaaaatatctttCATTGATTTCAAATCCTCTCGAAGAGAGTTAAACATTTTATTCTTGTAATATTTCAAAACACTTTGTGTTTGTATTCATAATTGAAGTAAAAAAACTTGTTAGTTTAACTCAATGGAGTTAAACGGTCTAGTTAGATAGACTAgtggataccaggagtggttaCACTTGTTTAACTAATGGGTTAGTTGTAAACCAAGAGTGGTTAAACGCGTGTGTAATCTTTGTGATTAGTGGAACCCCTTAAAGGAATTTAAGGAAGAATTTGACATACTTCAATTTGGAGCGAATCGGTATAAAAGTGAAGTGTGCTTTACTACTTTTGCTTTAAAAGTTTTCCATTTAATGTTACTTTATAAGCTTAAGTGTTTAAACTACTATTGCAGACTATCTAACCCATACAAAGTAAGATTAAACATTATTTgcaaaaaagtttaaaacacCATTCAACACCCTCCCCTTCCCCTcgctttttattgttttcatatgttttagttggtatcagagctaacCTCAGGGGTTAGTTCTTGACCAGACATGAGGAAATATCCTACCCGTaatggaaaatgaagaataCATTGTTAACCTCTCTCCTTTGTTGAAGGGGGGAAAAGTTCAATTATTGGAAACAAAGAATGAATTCATTCTTTGAATCTTGCCATATTGACATGTGGGGTGTAGTTGAGAATGAAAACTACATACCCCTAAACAAAGGGTGAGTTACACTAGTTGGAGGAAGATGGTCAGATGACTAAAAACAAAGGTACCTTCTTAACTCTAAAGCACATAATTCTCTAATGTGTGCTTTATCTGAAGGGAGTGCAGGAAAGTCCACATCTTTAAAGGCGCCAAAGAAATGTTGGACACCTTAGTCATCACATATGAAGAATCGAGTGAAGTCAAGGAACAAATTGAGTTTGTTAGCCAAACAATATTCTGTGTTGGAGCCTCTTGGGATTACTTCTAGGTGACAAATTCTTCATGGCTTAAGCCTTAGATCAGGGCTTAAGGTTTCCTTCCAAGGTGGGTTTTCTTCGTATGGCTCAAGTCCCAGATTTCACGTTGCAACCGCACTAAAGTCAAAttgttgtatttaaaatttctttattttcttcatgttttcatTTTGACTCTTTGTTGCAAAACAAACCAAATAGGCGTGAATTAAGCATAACCTAAAATCAAAACAAggccaaaattattttaaatttacttaaattagGAACTTATCAATGGTGCTCAATGTTGTCTTTGTGGTGTTAAGTGCCAATTAAACTTGATACTCTCTAACTTTGTTTCATTGAACATTTCTTCTGTGTCGTTGAACATTGATGTTCTTCCATGATTGTTCATTTTGATTGCTTTTCTTGTTTGGATCATCAACTTCATTGGTTTGAGGCATAAATTTCTTATCATTAAATTAGACAAAAAAAACGGAGATTAGTGATATagttagtttaatataattcaaaatgtaatcatttacaaacgtaatatatatttacggattaaaaagatcaaaatctagaaaatatttgattttcttaataaaatatacatacgATAACATTATCATAAAAGTAATGCAATgttctttcattaaataaaaagtcaGTCAGTAAAAGTTCATTTGTATTATCACTTCTCAGACATTTTATAGATTTACAAAACTGAGTTTTaacaagtttgaaaa
This DNA window, taken from Vigna radiata var. radiata cultivar VC1973A chromosome 5, Vradiata_ver6, whole genome shotgun sequence, encodes the following:
- the LOC106761132 gene encoding cytokinin dehydrogenase 6 gives rise to the protein MSSCRKMRYPSFSLLREYNILFIRGLMVLFLSCLTIRLNFSISSIPSSLKALPLMGHFSFEEADLKHVARDFGNRYQSHPMAVLHPKSVSDIADTIKHIWNLGPGSHLTVAARGHGHSLQGQAQSHGGVVINMESLSVPEMQVYAGESPYVDVSGGELWINILHETLRYGLTPRSWTDYLHLTVGGTLSNAGVSGQAFRHGPQISNVQKLEIVTGTGEVVNCSEEQNGDLFHSVLGGLGQFGIITKARIFLEPAPTMVKWIRVLYADFTAFTRDQEKLIFAEEAFDYVEGFVIINRTGLLNNWRSSFNPQDPVQASKFKSDGRTLFCLELAKYYNLEETLVVNQEVEKHLSHLNHIPSTLFLTEVTYVDFLDRVHISEVKLRSKGLWDVPHPWLNLFIPKTKIHHFAEVVFGNIVTETSNGPVLIYPVNKSKWDNRTSVVIPDEDIFYLVAFLASAVPSSNGSDGLEHILSQNKKILEYCEKADLGVKQYLPHYTTQEAWRLHFASRWQIFQQRKSVYDPLAILAPGQQIFQKSITFS